AACACTCGGCGTGATTGTTTATTCTTCTTAGCTGCATTACTCAGTCAAAGTATTTTAAAAGTTTGAAGATCAACGACCATAACAGTTATATCATCTCTGCCACCTCTACTTGATGATAATTGTATAAGCTTTTTGCATGACTGTATAGACCGGTTCTCCCTAGAGATCAAGTCGACTGCTTCTTGATTACCAACCTGCATGATTCCTTAACGATTATGTCAATGATTATGTGTCACCACCACCCTATTTTTCAACAGCATGTCTCATGACTGAAAGTTCAAATGGTTTtcacttatgattaatttaattacctTTTCCCACAACCCATCCGTGGCAATAATTAAGAATTCACAATCCGTTGtcaacctaattttctcaatctcTGGCTCGGAAATGACCCATTCCTTCAAATGCACATCTCCGATTGCTCTAGTAACAGCCAGTGACCCTTGAACTCTCCATACTCCGTTTCGATAACTCAAATTACCACCCTGAAATGAAAATTTTGTGTCAAAAATGTAAGTGAACATGATTAACGAATATAATGTTCAATGGAGTTTTTTTTAATGTGGATGAGAAAAGCTTACAGAATTTTGGATTCGAAAACGTTCATCTTCTCTATTAACATGGTGATCACTTGTTAAGGCATGAGCTACTCCATTTCTACTCAAAACTACTCTACAATCACCTGCATTTGCTAcatataattctccattcttCAGTAGCGCAGTAGCTGCACATGCTCCACTGCTCACATCCTATTAATGAAAGTTAACAAATGAGACATTGCTTACATTAAACTGTGAACATATGTCAGTCTAACCAAAAAGGTATCCGTGGACTGCTAGGATAAGCTAAAAGCAGTGGTGTAGGATAACGTTTTATCATACACCACTACATTTAGCTTATCCTACACCACTACAGTCAGCCTACAGATATTTGTTCTAAACGGAAAACTATTAGACAATGACTTAGTAGAAAAACCGTTGCTAATATGTCCGAATGATACATGAAGATGTAACTAATCCATAAGACACCCTGCATATAGAGAATCAAAACTCTTGCATACCTGACGAAGAAAATCTTTATCGGTTAGCGTGTAACCTTCTTTAATCGCATTCTCTAATTGTCCATCTTCTCCATTCTGGACGACTTCTCCGAGAGCAGAAACAATATTCTTTCCCAAGTTTTCCACAACATATTCCATTGCTGCACGACCTCCAtgtccatcaaataccccaaaaaaCGCCTAGTACAATCCCAGGAATTGTTATTCAGCAGTTGTAAATATTACCTTCACGAACATTGGCAAAAACAAAAAATGTTCGCCGTAGAGTTAAGAACAAATACTTAGTCAATGTCCAAAACTTATTTTACTCTAATGGTGCCGAACTCGCTACAAAAATATACTCGTAGACACAGTCTTAGACAACTCACGTACATTTTAGAGATTAAATATTCCCAAGAACGACTTTTCCaaaccaaatcaatcgaaaagaTTTCATGAACTATTCTATACATGTTTACGTACGTATACGACTTTCTGGAAATACATATAAAAAAAACGAAGTACACGTAACGTTTCTTCAAAGAATCGGGATGGAAAAAGATGCATTTCGGACAACTTAGAAAATTCCTATGTGAAGTGCAAAGAAAATTAAGTATCAATGTTGTGAATTACCTGTTTAGGATCTCCCATTATATCATTAATTACTCCATAACCATCTTCCAtgatttctcttcttcctcttctactCGCTAAACAATAATCTCCTCCTTGAATCTCAAATTCATTCTGATATTCTTCTTTACGCATTTCACGCAGACTTATTTCAGGTATTACCAATTTTAGGGCTTTCTTTTTCCGCAGTATCGACTTATTACAATTCATCTtcattgattcttcttctttttcttcagtgTACAATTTCTCTGCAGGGTATTTATCATTAAGACTTAAAAAGGTCTCCTTCTTTTCAGTCAAACCAGTTTGATCTTTGCAAGCTAATAACGTAATTCCCATTGGAAGAACGGAAACCCTTGATCGAAAACTTCTCCACGGTGATAATGATGAAGGTGTATATTTACAAATGATTATCTTGAGAAGTTGAAAAATTGAGTATAAAGTTAGAGAAATTATTGAGAAACTCCATATTAGAACTGAACCTGCAATCATGTTTTTCTACGTGAAAATGAAAGGAGAGAAATTGTTGATGGAATATAACGGTTTCATACAAAGATTCATGCAAGATACTTATAAGAAAAACTAAGACGGAGGATTCTGTCAAAATGTAAAAGACTATCGGGTACCCTTTTGTAAACCATAAATGAGTGTTATGGTCAATATGGGTATTTGGTAAGGTTATTACTGTAAACTGATAAAGTTTTGGTCTATTCTTTGTTTCCCACCTTGCATCGTAGGAAATGGGATGGGATTGCGACCCAGT
This genomic stretch from Papaver somniferum cultivar HN1 chromosome 5, ASM357369v1, whole genome shotgun sequence harbors:
- the LOC113283418 gene encoding probable protein phosphatase 2C 2; the protein is MIAGSVLIWSFSIISLTLYSIFQLLKIIICKYTPSSLSPWRSFRSRVSVLPMGITLLACKDQTGLTEKKETFLSLNDKYPAEKLYTEEKEEESMKMNCNKSILRKKKALKLVIPEISLREMRKEEYQNEFEIQGGDYCLASRRGRREIMEDGYGVINDIMGDPKQAFFGVFDGHGGRAAMEYVVENLGKNIVSALGEVVQNGEDGQLENAIKEGYTLTDKDFLRQDVSSGACAATALLKNGELYVANAGDCRVVLSRNGVAHALTSDHHVNREDERFRIQNSGGNLSYRNGVWRVQGSLAVTRAIGDVHLKEWVISEPEIEKIRLTTDCEFLIIATDGLWEKVGNQEAVDLISRENRSIQSCKKLIQLSSSRGGRDDITVMVVDLQTFKIL